The window TCCAAAAGAATGGGTACGACAAAAAAAATCAATACAAGACGTCATCAACTACCGCACACAACTCATTAACTCAAATGTGAAGACATCCGTTCACAAACTTCAAAACAAGATTGTTGAAATGTCTCAAGAGGTAGCTCTTGCAAAAAAACCTGCTGAAATTGAAGTATCCCTTTCAAAAAAACCTTCGTTTAAAATCTCCCTTCATCAACACGCAGCCCCACATGGACCAAACGTAGAGTTACGTAAAGCGCGTTTTACGCAAAACGTAAAGATTGATCAGAGAGTAGAAAAAGTAGTTGATGATGACCTACTCGCAACAGAGCAGATAAAAAAACTCTCAAGAAGGGTTGATGAGTACGAACTCACAAAGATGTTCTCAGCAGGTCTTTTGGGAAAAGACCAAAAAATAGTTCCAACAAGATGGTCAATAACTGCCGTTGATGACACTCTTGGAAAACAGTACATCAAAGAAGTTAGAGATTTCCCCTTTGGAGACTACGAACTCTACATGGGATCGCACCTGGGAAATTATTATTTCATACTCTGTTTTCCTGAACCTTTTCGCTATGAACTCTTTGAAACACTTGTAGGGGACGTTATGAGCTTCGCACACGACTATGAATCTGCAAAAGGTCGTACCACCTACGCACAAGAAACTGCAGGGGGCTACTACGCAACTCGTTTAGCAGTTCTTGAACGACAGAAAAAGAATAAGAGACAACAAGGAGTCCTTGCTCTTCGTTTCATTACTGATGAATACTGGGCACCGCTGGGGGTGTGGGTGGTAAGAGAAGCATCACGCAATGCAATGCAAGGAAAACCCTTGCGTTTTGATGACAAAGAGACCATGCTGCGTTTTGTCGAAGAGCTGGTGAAAAAAAGATGGAAGATGAACGTAAAGAAGTTATATGCTCAAAGCAAGGTTCTCAAAGAGAAGACGTTGTTTGATTTTTAGTAGTTGTTGAATAACTCTTGTAATCGTCTTCTATGATAGTCTTCCTCTAATGTCTTCTAAGAATCTGCTGATCGTTTTTAAGATGTGTTCTGGTTGAGTTTTAAGCTCCTTACAGGTGAGCTGCAATAAATCCCCGCTAAATTCTTGAGTGGATGTGAGCTTGAAGGGAACATCTTTTTTCTTCTTAACAATTTGTTTCCACAATGAGAAGAGCTCCGCTGCTCGTCCAGGGACTTGCGAAGGGGAACACTCAAGTAGCTTTGCAGCATCCTCAATAATGCCACTTTCTTGTTTTTCCAGTGCTCGTGCAGCGTTACCTGCTGCAAATTCAAGTCTGACAACGCCGTCTTGTACTTTTGAGCTTTTAATGATCTTGATCACTTCAGCTTCAGAAGTGTTGTTTAAGTGTGTTCCCCCACATGCTTCAACATCAAATCCGCCAATATCAACAACGCGAATAATTGAGCCAGGAACAGCACCTCCTTGGTAGAGTCGCATACCAAATTTTTTCTCTGCTTCTGAGCGCTTGAGGAAGTATTTTTCTATGGGAATTCCTTTTTTGACAATTTCATTTGCTTTTTCTTCGATGCGGTCAAGAAGTTCTTGACTAAGAGCTTCATAATGGGTGATGTCAAGGCGCGCTTTTTCTGTGGACTTTGCAGCACCTGCTTGCCAGATGTGATCTCCAAGAAGGGTGCGTGCAGCTCCATTAATGATGTGGGTTGATGTGTGATGTTGTGTGAGTTGTTTTCTGCGCTCAAAATCTATGGTGCACGAAACCTTCTCTCCAACGCTAAGAGAGCTGGCATCCTCAACCTCGTGTATGATGACGTGATCTTGTTTGAAAATATCTTTAATCTTAGCATCTCCAATAGTTCCTAAGTCGTGAAGTTGGCCTCCTGATGTGGGGTAAAAATAGGTTTCATCCAGCGCTACATAGTTTCCTTGAATCGCAACAATGGTTGCTTCAAAAGTGACTTGTTTCCAGTCATCAAAGTACTTTGCTTTGGAAGGAGGTATGTTTGCAACATCAATGTCACGAACTTTTTTCGTTGCGGTTTTCTGTTCTTTTTGCTCGTGTCGTTGTGCAAGTAATTGGAAGAAGTTATCAGGTATGGTGATGGTTTTCCCAAGCTTTCTTGCCTCTTGTTGAATTGTTTTAGGGCTAATGCCATGAGAGTCATAAAGTTCGACAAGGTCATCAACACTCACCTCTTTTTGAACTATTTTTTTAACGAGGCGACTTGCTTGGTTTTTGCTTGAGATATATTTTTCTTTTTCAACATCTAGAATTTTTTGCACTTGAGGAAGTTGTTTTTTCAGTTCTGGAAAAATAGGTTCGAGTTCTTGAGCATGCCATGTGGCAACATCTTTAAGATCGACATTCCAATTAAACTCGTCAATGAATGATAATGCTCGTCGTAAGATAACACGCAAATTATATCCTCCGCCCACATTCGAAGGCAGTCCTCCATCTGCAATGGCAAAAAGTAACGAGCGAGTATGTTCCGCAATGGAGTAGAGGCCCACCATTGGCCAAACTTTTTCCCGCAGAACCTGTACGTCAATATCGAGTTTGCTGGCAACAGTTTCCCATGCCTTGTTGATATCTTCAACTTCGTCAATGTTAAGAAGTGCTGAATAGGATGAAAATTGTTTGAAGAGCCCAGTATCATATTCTGCTTGGGTGGCTTCTTTGAGCTTGGAGAGTACTGATGGAAAAACTGCTTCGTACATATTCGGCGTTCCTTGCGAGAACCAAGCAATGCGTTCTTGTCCTAATCCCATGTCAAGAACTTTAATGTTTAGTTCCTTGATTGAACCATCTTCCAATTGTTCAAACATCATGTATACTTGGTTGCACAACTCAACTCCGCGTGAGAAGAATTCCATGCAAGGACCAAAGTTGCCTCCTCCCGCCCATGCATCTTCGTGAAGGGTGAGTTCTGTTTTGTCAAGACCTACAACTGAGGTGATGTAGGAATAGAGATCTTGGAATGCTTTGTTTTGATCCCATTCTTGTGGTGAGACAAATTGATGTTGTCCGATCATAACGAACCCTGTGCAATGTGAACCCGTAACTCCGACGTTATCGACATCTCCAAAGCGTAAGCAGAATTGGGGGATAACGAGTTTTGGGGCGGGAGGTTCAACTTCTCCTGAAATAACGAAAGGTTGAAATGCTGCAATGGATGCAATGGTGAAGTAGGTTGTAGGGTTCCAGCGAGCAATCACAGGGTAGCGAGAAATACTTGCATATCCTTCTTTTTTCATATGTTCTTCAAAGGTCTTCCAGACATCAATGTATGAGAGCGTGTTTTTTGAGGGGTTGTTAGAAACAACGTTGAAACCTCCCACGCAAGAGGGATCTCCACAAATTTCTCTCTTAGGGTCTACGTTCCAGAATGTTGTACCACAGGAAACACAAGTATTTCGATAAAATCCTTCTTTTTTGAGGATTTGTGTTGCATAGTACTTTTCAGGGTTATCACTTGCTTTTGCTTTGAACTCTTTTTTGAGCTCCTTATCTGTTTTCATCATAGTTCTTGTGCTTTTTGTTTTGTTGTGGCTTTTTGTTTTATGGTGGTAAGGTTTTCATGAAGTAAGAGGACATCTCAGCAGTTACTTTCCGTTCATCACGATATCAGCCGGGAATAACTTCATCATCGACGTTGCTTGTTACTGTTTTCTTTTAAATGTGTTGGGTCTTATGTTTGTTTGTAAGGGTGAGGTTATTCGCAGAGTCACGACCTTTATTCATAAATGTTTTGAGAATAAGGAAATAAGGGGCTCCTCTGAGTTGGGGGGTGGTAAGAATGCGGTTGGAGGAGCCCTTATGATGGTAATGCTTCTTATGATTGTAATGTTTGTAATTCTTTTTGCCACATCAGGCCTATTTTTTTGAGCGCGTGGATGAAATTGTCGCTGATGCGATACTGTTTTTTATACATGTCGTAATCAACAAGACCCATGCTCTTCATAGGGGTGAGGATGCGATCGTAAAATTGTCTTTTGTTATAGGATATTTTAATGGTCTTTTTTTGTGAGATGGGACCCACGCTCTCATCAATCTCGATGGTCGTCCCCTCATGGAGTCTATTGGCAAAAACACTCATTTCAGTCTTCCCAAGAGATCCTCCTGCTTCTTTGAACTCTGTGAGGAGCATGCGAGCTACCATGACTTGCTGTTCTGTTGCAAAAATGATTTCCAGGATGTCATCTGGAAGGTGGTATTGATCAAAGAGGATCACCATGGTTGAGCTATCAAAAAGAAACAGAGTATATAAATATTACGTATTTACATACGAGTATACTAAAAAGTATCCTGGTTGCTAGGGGTTCTCAGTTATTGTAAAATTCCTCTATTCTTCGAATATACTCTCTAGTAATCTTTATTTTCCAATCTGCAGGAAAGTTTTTGTAATAATTTGGCTGAGCATACCTCTCATCCAAGAAGATAATCACGCCCTTGTCTTTTTCGGTTCGAATACACCTTCCTGCGCCTTGGATTGTTTTTTGGAATGCAGGCATAACATAACCATAGTCCCATCCTTTGCCAAACTTGACATCGTAATAATCAATAAGACGTTTAGTTTCGAGAGTTGGTGTTGATAGTGGAAGACCCACCACAATGACTCCTTGGAGAAGTTCGCCCGGAAGATCAACACCCTCTCCAAAAGATCCTGAAATTGCTCCGAGAAGAACTGCCCCTGTTGAAGAAAAACTCTTGAAACGATTAAGAAATGTGGATTTTTCCTCCTTGTTCATTCCTGGTTTTTCACAAAAACAGGTCTTGTTACAGAGTTGAGAAAACAAGTCATATACTTGATCTCGCAAATAATAAGAGGGAAAAAATATTGCAACATTGCCAGGAATTTTTTCACTTATTTGAGCACAAACCCGTGCAATACGTTCAAACTCTTCTTTCGATCTTCTTTGATATTTGGTTGTCGTCACAGGGACAATCATGTTAAGACGATTTTCTTGAGGAAATGGACTATCAAACGTAAGCATATCAGTATCTGTTTCAAAACCTAAAATGTCTCGGTACATCTGGGTTGGTTGCAAGGTTCCTGACATGAGGATTACGCTGTGCGCGGTGTCATTTACATCTCGCGAGAGGATTTGGGGATCCATGCATCGATACATAAGACTAACAAGAGCTTTTTGAGAGCCTTCTCTTTTTGCGCAGAATCTGATGAACCCTTCTTCAGGACCCAGCCATGAAGAAAGAAAGTTACCCACGCTTTTAATTGCTGAAGTTTTTTCAGTATTGAGAACTTCATCTCCAAAAATATCACATAGAGCAATGAAATCTTCGACCTTTGTTTCGCCCCCAAACACATCTGTAAGATCTTCTTGTCGAAGCATACGTTCATCACCAAGTTTAAGACCTGAATCGATCTCTTCAAAAAATTCTGCAAGGGCATCCATTTCTTTACGAATCTTTTCGGCCCCAATGTTATCAATTTCTTTTCTTGCGCGCTCAACAGTTGTTTGTGCAAGAGAATCACTAAGCAAATTGCGCAATCGCTCAGGGAGGTTGTGTGCCTCGTCAACAATAACAATTACATCACTTAGTCCAATGCCTATTTTGGAGAAGAATTGATTTCGTATTCTCTCATTGTAAATATAGTAATAGTCTGCTATGATGACGCGGGCACCTTCACTAAGTGCACTGGCCATCTCATAAGGGCAAAGCTGCTCACTCTCACAAACCGTGTTAAATTCTTCGATGTGCAGGGGAGAGAGGTGTTTGAATTTTGTTTGGGCTGCTTTTGCCTGAGTAGTAAGGCCCTGACCTGACCGCGTGTTAGAATAGTATGAGCAAGCATTGTCTTCGCGCAGTTTTTTACAATATTCAAAAAAATCTGCCGAGCGCAGACTTTGAACACCACTTTGTAAACACATTCCTTTCTTTCCAATAAGATCAACAACGTGCACAGGAATGTTATGTTTTTCTTTTATCGCGCGAAGGGTGTCTATTGCTATTGCGTGTTGTGTGTGGCGAGACGTTAAAAAGAAAATGGTTTTTTCATGTTTTATTGCATATTCTAATGCGGGTGCAAGAGCTGCAGCGGTTTTTCCAAGTCCTGTTGGTGCATGTACGAGCAAGTGTCGTTTGTTCTCAACAGCATCGGTTACTTTGGTAATGAACTCTTTTTGATACGGGCGAACAGTCTCAAAAGGGAAATACTTAATCTCCATGAGTTGTTTCCTTTTTGTTTGCTATTTAAGTGTTGTTGTGTGACTTGTCCAGTGGTCTTGCAGAAGGTACGTAGTGTGACCGTACCTGGGTGGGAGGACACACACCACGTTGAAATTCTTGAAACCGATATCAAAAGATATTTAAATGCCTCTTTGAAATATAGGTTGTAAGCAATAGATTGGGGTTAAGAGATGAACAAAGAACAAATTTTCAATGTGTTTTTCCGGGAAAAACCTGCGATGATGCTCATCTCGCTTCTTAACTCAAAGTCGGAAATGTATGCATCCACACTTGCAAAGCAAGTTGACTGCACCTATTCTCACGTCGTGAAAGTTTTGCAACAATTAGAGGAGGCAGGACTTATTAAGTTTAATAAACAGGGAAGACTCAAACTATTAACACTTACCAAAAAAGGAGCAGATATTGCTGAACATATCAATAAGATTAGAAGTTCTCTTTAGACTCATGTGAACTCGTTTTTTGTGAGTTTGAGTGTTGCCCTTTTGTTTATTTCAGAACGTGTTTTTAGCATTTACAAGTTGTAAGGGATGTCAGTGTAAAGAGTGTTTGTGCATTGAGGGAAAAGCGTTGAGCTTCGTGGTTTGTTGTCTCTTACTTGCTGTGTGGGAATAATTGCAGTGGTAAGGGTGCTACTAAAGTTCAAGCACAACAAATAAAGATCTAAATGGTGGTGTGTTCCAAAAGAATTGGAGAAAAAATTAATTTGCAAGTTTATTCAAGGAACTTGCTTGCTTGTCTTGGATCCCACTTCCACGTCATGGGGAGTTTTCCTGTGCGCTTGTAGTACTTTACAAGACGACCAATCTTGGATTCTGTAAGAAGGAGTCCTCTTTTTGCAGTTTTATCCATGTGATTGTTTTCCAAATGGTTGCGAATAGTAACTGATCTTCTGATGAGTGCTTGTAGATCTTCAGGAATTTCATTAGCCATCCCTTTTTCAGAAAGAATTTTGGTGATGGTTTTTCCACAAAGTGCTTTGACGTCAGGAACACCATAACTATCTCGTAAGATCAATCCAATTCTGCTTGGAGCGTTGCCTTCTTTTGCAAGTTTTTGAATGAGTTTTTCAACCTCTGCGGGTTTGTGGCTTTGCCAAGGGGGGTTTTCCCTTACTGTTGGTTTTGTTGAACCTGATTTTCCTTTAGCTCTCGAGTGCATTCTTGCCATAGTATATACCTCTGCACAGAAAGAAATCGCATCTTTCTGGCATAACCAAGCTTTCACCGGGTTATCCTTGATAATTACACTCCTCAATTTATTTAAAAAGCTATTTATTTTCAATATTGATAGTATTTCACTGGTCACAAGACAACCAGAACAAACCCTTTTAAACAAAGAGCTTAGAACAAACAATATGCCAAAAAGAGTTCAATCCCCCAGTTCTATCAATATCTACAAACAATGCCCTAGAAGATACTTTTACCAGTACATCAAAAAACTCCCAACCTATCCTAGTATCCACACTCTTAGGGGAAACATTGTTCACAGCACACTTGAACTCTTCTACGAACTTGATCCTCAAACGCTTGACGAAGCAAATTGGCGAGTTGATATGGCAAATTATGCAAGAAACCTCTTCGAAGCACTCTGGAAAAAAAACAGAAATTCACTTCTCAAACTTGCAGGAAGTGAAGAGAAATATTATTTTTTCTACCAAGAGTCTGCGCAAATGCTGGCTAATTGGATGAATGCATTTTTCTCAAAATTTTCTAAACTACTTCAAGAAAATACTCTTTTGCAGGCATGGGAGAAAATACGTCCTATCGCAAGAGAGATAGAATACAAATCACGAGAGCTCAGCGTAAGAGGATTTATTGATTGCATTGAAGAAATCGATGGCAAAATCCGCCTTATTGACTATAAAACATCCAAACTCAAAAAAGAGTTTCCCAAGGAGTATAGGTTACAGCTTGCAATATATGCCTTGATGTATAAGGAAAAGCATGGAAAACTTCCTGATGAGGCAAGCGTGTGGTTTTTGAGAGGAGAAGAAGTGGTCGTTCCTATAACTGAGGAGCTTGTTAAAGATGCACTCTTTGAGGTGGAGCAGATTCATTTTAACACGCAATCAGAGCACATATCC of the Candidatus Woesearchaeota archaeon genome contains:
- the alaS gene encoding alanine--tRNA ligase, giving the protein MMKTDKELKKEFKAKASDNPEKYYATQILKKEGFYRNTCVSCGTTFWNVDPKREICGDPSCVGGFNVVSNNPSKNTLSYIDVWKTFEEHMKKEGYASISRYPVIARWNPTTYFTIASIAAFQPFVISGEVEPPAPKLVIPQFCLRFGDVDNVGVTGSHCTGFVMIGQHQFVSPQEWDQNKAFQDLYSYITSVVGLDKTELTLHEDAWAGGGNFGPCMEFFSRGVELCNQVYMMFEQLEDGSIKELNIKVLDMGLGQERIAWFSQGTPNMYEAVFPSVLSKLKEATQAEYDTGLFKQFSSYSALLNIDEVEDINKAWETVASKLDIDVQVLREKVWPMVGLYSIAEHTRSLLFAIADGGLPSNVGGGYNLRVILRRALSFIDEFNWNVDLKDVATWHAQELEPIFPELKKQLPQVQKILDVEKEKYISSKNQASRLVKKIVQKEVSVDDLVELYDSHGISPKTIQQEARKLGKTITIPDNFFQLLAQRHEQKEQKTATKKVRDIDVANIPPSKAKYFDDWKQVTFEATIVAIQGNYVALDETYFYPTSGGQLHDLGTIGDAKIKDIFKQDHVIIHEVEDASSLSVGEKVSCTIDFERRKQLTQHHTSTHIINGAARTLLGDHIWQAGAAKSTEKARLDITHYEALSQELLDRIEEKANEIVKKGIPIEKYFLKRSEAEKKFGMRLYQGGAVPGSIIRVVDIGGFDVEACGGTHLNNTSEAEVIKIIKSSKVQDGVVRLEFAAGNAARALEKQESGIIEDAAKLLECSPSQVPGRAAELFSLWKQIVKKKKDVPFKLTSTQEFSGDLLQLTCKELKTQPEHILKTISRFLEDIRGRLS
- a CDS encoding PD-(D/E)XK nuclease family protein, yielding MSFSTSAGLWLCQGGFSLTVGFVEPDFPLALECILAIVYTSAQKEIASFWHNQAFTGLSLIITLLNLFKKLFIFNIDSISLVTRQPEQTLLNKELRTNNMPKRVQSPSSINIYKQCPRRYFYQYIKKLPTYPSIHTLRGNIVHSTLELFYELDPQTLDEANWRVDMANYARNLFEALWKKNRNSLLKLAGSEEKYYFFYQESAQMLANWMNAFFSKFSKLLQENTLLQAWEKIRPIAREIEYKSRELSVRGFIDCIEEIDGKIRLIDYKTSKLKKEFPKEYRLQLAIYALMYKEKHGKLPDEASVWFLRGEEVVVPITEELVKDALFEVEQIHFNTQSEHISDYPVNITPLCKWRGGQCDFYNVCIKERHL
- a CDS encoding ATP-dependent DNA helicase → MEIKYFPFETVRPYQKEFITKVTDAVENKRHLLVHAPTGLGKTAAALAPALEYAIKHEKTIFFLTSRHTQHAIAIDTLRAIKEKHNIPVHVVDLIGKKGMCLQSGVQSLRSADFFEYCKKLREDNACSYYSNTRSGQGLTTQAKAAQTKFKHLSPLHIEEFNTVCESEQLCPYEMASALSEGARVIIADYYYIYNERIRNQFFSKIGIGLSDVIVIVDEAHNLPERLRNLLSDSLAQTTVERARKEIDNIGAEKIRKEMDALAEFFEEIDSGLKLGDERMLRQEDLTDVFGGETKVEDFIALCDIFGDEVLNTEKTSAIKSVGNFLSSWLGPEEGFIRFCAKREGSQKALVSLMYRCMDPQILSRDVNDTAHSVILMSGTLQPTQMYRDILGFETDTDMLTFDSPFPQENRLNMIVPVTTTKYQRRSKEEFERIARVCAQISEKIPGNVAIFFPSYYLRDQVYDLFSQLCNKTCFCEKPGMNKEEKSTFLNRFKSFSSTGAVLLGAISGSFGEGVDLPGELLQGVIVVGLPLSTPTLETKRLIDYYDVKFGKGWDYGYVMPAFQKTIQGAGRCIRTEKDKGVIIFLDERYAQPNYYKNFPADWKIKITREYIRRIEEFYNN
- a CDS encoding 30S ribosomal protein S15; this translates as MARMHSRAKGKSGSTKPTVRENPPWQSHKPAEVEKLIQKLAKEGNAPSRIGLILRDSYGVPDVKALCGKTITKILSEKGMANEIPEDLQALIRRSVTIRNHLENNHMDKTAKRGLLLTESKIGRLVKYYKRTGKLPMTWKWDPRQASKFLE